A DNA window from Naumovozyma dairenensis CBS 421 chromosome 7, complete genome contains the following coding sequences:
- the RPS19A gene encoding 40S ribosomal protein eS19 (similar to Saccharomyces cerevisiae RPS19B (YNL302C) and RPS19A (YOL121C); ancestral locus Anc_3.51), with amino-acid sequence MPGVSVRDVAAQDFINAYASFLQRQGKLEVPGYVDIVKTSSGNEMPPQDSEGWFYKRAASVARHIYLRKQVGVGKLNKLYGGAKSRGVRPYKHIDASGSVNRKVLQALEKIGVVEISPKGGRRISENGQRDLDRIAAQTLEEEE; translated from the exons ATGCCAGGTGTTTCCGTTAG AGACGTTGCTGCTCAAGATTTCATCAACGCTTATGCCTCTTTCTTGCAAAGACAAGGTAAATTAGAAGTTCCAGGTTATGTTGACATTGTCAAGACCTCATCTGGTAACGAAATGCCACCACAAGATTCCGAAGGTTGGTTCTACAAGCGTGCTGCTTCTGTTGCCAGACACATCTACTTGAGAAAACAAGTTGGTGTTGGtaaattgaacaaattgTACGGTGGTGCCAAGAGCAGAGGTGTTAGACCATACAAGCACATTGATGCTTCTGGTTCCGTTAACAGAAAGGTTCTACAAGCTTTAGAAAAGATTGGTGTTGTTGAAATCTCTCCAAAGGGTGGTAGAAGAATCTCTGAAAATGGACAAAGAGATTTAGATCGTATCGCCGCTCAAACtttggaagaagaagaataa
- the SMF1 gene encoding divalent metal ion transporter SMF1 (similar to Saccharomyces cerevisiae SMF1 (YOL122C); ancestral locus Anc_3.50), producing the protein MTVGSSSQQVSNEPHLHKRNDNDLEGDDCKNAISESKPHTIAQTVSISSNVSQQKVFKKHIRVKDHLLEVLRKYIQFIGPGLMVSVAYIDPGNYSTAVSAGASNQFSLLCIILLSNFIAIFLQLLCIKLGTVTGLDLSRACRMHLPKWMNYIIYFFAECAIIATDIAEVIGTAIALNILIKVPLPAGVAITVADVFIIMFTYKPGSSSLRFVRYFEYGVAVLVIGVCICFSIELAYIPKSTSVRKVFRGFVPSSQMFQHNGMYTAISILGATVMPHSLFLGSGLVQPRLLDYDVQHGNYSLVDDNNEKKNKEEFLDKRYFNYRPTLDAIRYCMKYSMVELALTLFTMALFVNCSILIIAGATLYDTPGASDADLFVIHDLLSKTLAPAAGTIFMLALLLSGQSAGIVCTMAGQIVSEGHIDWKLIPWQRRLVTRSISMIPCLFISIFIGKEAMSKALNASQVVLSIVLPFLVAPLIYFTCNKSIMKTEIVRKKGTEQNSNIDTETSADVERDTDDIVPAGSNGDEEEVDIVYMANNWIITIIGVIIWLFLSMLNTYAIVQLGLSHGDISG; encoded by the coding sequence atgaCAGTTGGAAGCTCTTCTCAACAAGTATCAAATGAACCTCATCTTCATAAGagaaatgataatgatttagaGGGTGACGATTGCAAAAATGCCATTTCAGAAAGTAAGCCGCATACCATTGCACAAACTGTATCAATATCCAGTAATGTTTCTCAGCAGAAGGTTTTCAAGAAACATATTCGAGTAAAAGATCACCTTTTAGAGGTCTTACGCAAATATATCCAATTTATAGGACCAGGTCTAATGGTCAGTGTCGCATATATTGATCCAGGTAATTACTCCACTGCTGTCAGCGCAGGTGCCTCTAACCAATTCTCATTGCTCTgtattattcttttatctaatttcatTGCGATTTTCTTACAATTATTATGTATCAAATTGGGTACTGTCACAGGTCTCGATTTATCAAGAGCTTGCCGAATGCATTTACCCAAATGGATGAACtatatcatttatttctttgcAGAATGCGCCATCATTGCAACTGATATTGCTGAAGTCATCGGTACCGCTATCGCATTAAATATCCTTATTAAAGTTCCATTACCGGCAGGTGTTGCCATTACCGTGGCTGATGTATTCATAATTATGTTCACTTATAAACCTGGTAGTTCATCGTTGAGGTTTGTTCGTTATTTCGAATACGGAGTCGCTGTCTTGGTTATAGGGGtttgtatttgtttttCTATCGAATTAGCTTATATACCTAAATCAACATCTGTCAGGAAAGTGTTCAGGGGATTCGTTCCATCTAGTCAAATGTTTCAACATAATGGTATGTATACTGCCATTTCTATTCTGGGGGCAACAGTTATGCCTCATTCTCTATTCTTGGGGTCCGGATTGGTTCAGCCAAGATTATTGGATTATGACGTTCAGCATGGTAACTATTCTTTAGtagatgataataatgaaaagaaaaataaagaagaattctTAGATAAAAGATATTTCAATTATAGACCAACTTTAGATGCTATTAGATACTGtatgaaatattcaatggTTGAACTTGCCCTAACATTATTTACTATGGCACTATTCGTTAATTGTTCAATATTGATCATTGCTGGTGCCACTTTATATGATACACCAGGGGCTTCTGATGCAGACTTATTTGTCATTCATgatcttctttcaaagacGCTTGCCCCAGCAGCTGGAACAATTTTCATGTTAGCCTTACTGTTGAGTGGGCAATCTGCAGGTATCGTTTGTACAATGGCGGGTCAGATTGTCAGCGAAGGTCACATCGATTGGAAATTAATCCCATGGCAAAGAAGATTGGTCACAAGATCTATTTCTATGATTCCATGTTTATTTATCTCTATCTTCATTGGTAAAGAAGCCATGTCTAAGGCGTTGAACGCTTCACAAGTGGTATTGTCAATTGTCTTGCCATTTTTAGTAGCAccattgatttattttacATGTAATAAATCTATTATGAAGACAGAGATTGTACGTAAGAAAGGTACTGAACAAAACTCTAACATCGATACAGAAACAAGCGCTGATGTCGAAAGAGACACCGATGATATAGTACCAGCAGGTAGCAATGgcgatgaagaagaagttgacATCGTTTATATGGCGAATAATTGGATAATAACAATCATTGGGGTCATTATTTGGTTATTCTTGTCAATGTTGAACACATATGCCATTGTTCAACTAGGCCTTTCGCATGGTGATATAAGCGGCTGA
- the HRP1 gene encoding Hrp1p (similar to Saccharomyces cerevisiae HRP1 (YOL123W); ancestral locus Anc_3.49) encodes MSSDEEDFNDIYGEETNSTPVITASVNGEKDVKTVKEGPEGDQKAGEALEMNKDTNQVGQSNKDQPSHLDALQALSSQMNQVSTTNSNNINNINNNNNSNNNNSNFANNTNLDSTNNVNNNNEVSPVNNVVVSHTNNLDDNNGDANVNGNSNNFPQPGGMPWGQFQQTMPGFPNQQPAMLPPQPQQNVKADISKDSCKMFIGGLNWETTEDGLRNYFNKYGNVIELKIMKDGATGRSRGFGFLTFEHPSSVDEVVKTQHILDGKVIDPKRSIPKEEQDKIGKIFVGGIGTDVRPKEFEEFFAQFGTIIDAQLMLDKDTGRSRGFGFITYDSADAVDKVCQNKYIDFKGKQIEVKRAQQRHSHGKPADASNSQMLTPNPMATPGMVNPMGQMYQNPMMPGFNPMFNPQAMTDYYQRMQDYYKQMQAQTGIDYSQMYQQQMAMMMPGFSIPQGTDGSGSPTSDSVTPSTQPEISEANNEENSSSNVQTIGEESAPAPAPAPAPVTIEPSIPTTDEEKTRAPASPPLLNLPKGPRDPTATATIHHQYQRNNDRGHYYSNGRDRKYGRDEDRDRDRDRGRGGYHGGHRGGYRGNRGRGGGYNKRKNGYRPY; translated from the coding sequence tatgGTGAAGAAACGAATAGCACCCCAGTCATTACGGCTTCAGTTAATGGTGAAAAAGATGTAAAGACGGTGAAAGAAGGACCGGAAGGTGACCAAAAGGCGGGGGAAGCTTTGgaaatgaataaagatACCAACCAAGTTGGCCAAAGTAACAAGGACCAACCAAGTCATTTAGATGCTTTGCAAGCGTTATCATCTCAGATGAATCAAGTATCTACAAcaaatagtaataatattaataatattaataataataataatagtaataataataattctaattttgCAAATAATACGAATTTGGATAGTActaataatgttaataataacaatgaagTTTCACCTGTTAATAATGTTGTGGTTTCACACACAAATAATTTGGATGACAATAATGGTGACGCGAATGTGAATGGCAATAGTAACAATTTCCCTCAACCAGGGGGAATGCCCTGGGGTCAATTTCAACAAACAATGCCAGGATTTCCAAATCAACAACCAGCTATGTTACCACCACAACCACAACAAAATGTTAAGGCTGacatttcaaaagataGTTGTAAAATGTTTATAGGTGGATTGAATTGGGAAACAACAGAAGATGGTCTCCGGAATTATTTTAATAAGTATGGTAATGTCATTGagttgaagataatgaaggATGGAGCAACAGGTAGATCTAGAGGTTTTGGGTTTTTAACTTTCGAACATCCATCGAGCGTTGACGAAGTGGTTAAAACACAACATATATTGGATGGTAAGGTTATCGATCCAAAAAGATCAATTCCAAAAGAGGAACAAGATAAAATCGGTAAAATATTTGTTGGCGGTATCGGTACAGATGTCCGTCCAAAGGAATTTGAGGAATTTTTTGCCCAATTTGGGACTATCATTGACGCTCAATTAATGTTAGATAAAGATACTGGTAGATCAAGAGGGTTTGGTTTTATAACTTATGACTCAGCAGATGCTGTCGACAAAGTATGCCAAAATAAGTATATAGACTTTAAAGGCAAGCAAATAGAAGTTAAGAGAGCACAACAGAGACATTCACACGGTAAACCGGCGGATGCTTCAAACAGTCAGATGCTAACTCCAAATCCTATGGCAACGCCAGGGATGGTGAACCCGATGGGTCAGATGTATCAAAATCCAATGATGCCAGGTTTTAATCCGATGTTCAACCCTCAAGCAATGACTGATTATTACCAAAGAATGCAGGACTACTATAAACAAATGCAAGCACAAACAGGGATCGACTACTCACAAATGTATCAACAGCAGATGGCCATGATGATGCCTGGATTTTCCATACCTCAAGGAACTGATGGGTCAGGTTCCCCAACATCAGATTCCGTAACTCCATCTACGCAACCAGAAATATCAGAGgcaaataatgaagaaaattcatcttctaatgttCAAACAATTGGGGAAGAATCTGCACCAGCACCGGCACCAGCGCCTGCACCTGTGACTATAGAGCCATCCATCCCTACAAcggatgaagaaaaaaccAGGGCACCAGCTTCGCCACCGCTGCTGAATCTTCCAAAGGGTCCGAGAGACCCAACTGCAACAGCTACGATACATCATCAATACCAACGTAACAATGACCGTggtcattattattctaaTGGTAGGGATAGAAAGTATGGACGTGATGAAGATCGCGATCGCGATCGTGACCGTGGTCGTGGCGGTTACCATGGAGGACATCGTGGTGGGTACCGTGGAAATCGTGGACGTGGAGGAGGATACAATAAGCGTAAGAACGGGTATCGTCCGTATTAA